In a single window of the Lagenorhynchus albirostris chromosome 19, mLagAlb1.1, whole genome shotgun sequence genome:
- the SYCE1L gene encoding LOW QUALITY PROTEIN: synaptonemal complex central element protein 1-like (The sequence of the model RefSeq protein was modified relative to this genomic sequence to represent the inferred CDS: inserted 3 bases in 2 codons) — MAGKLDPPEVAPPVVLEEAEGQTKSSKKTEELLEMVKKLQKEGSLEPQVEDLINRINELQQAKKKSSEELGEAQALWEALRRDLDSLNGEKVHLEEVLSKKQEALRTLQLHCQRKESEAQRKYMLAEHMEQISIHNSQITESQGQRKPGLHVEERLEDLTGQHKDPWEFHMLKQRLAWEIRALQSSKEQLLTEERQARAKLETVERRLRSPPEVQSAPAEKDGLKAGLEKLGGQVPAQTQTTPEDRAGEVESPGWRQDGPRXSGRDLGSGAPLRXGCAGAGRPRGGGDRERAARVSVGGRQGPKA, encoded by the exons ATGGCGGGGAAGTTGGACCCTCCCGAGGTGGCGCCGCCGGTAGTCCTTGAGGAGGCTGAAG GTCAGACCAAGTCTTCAAAGAAGACTGAAGAGTTGCTGGAAATGGTGAAGAAGCTGCAGAAAG agGGAAGCCTGGAGCCACAGGTCGAAGACCTGATTAACCGGATTAATGAGCTTCAGCAAG CAAAGAAGAAATCCAGTGAGGAACTGGGAGAAGCCCAAGCTCTCTGGGAGGCCCTGCGTAGGGACCTGGACTCCT TGAATGGAGAGAAAGTGCACCTGGAGGAGGTTTTGAGCAAAAAGCAAG AGGCACTGAGGACCCTCCAGCTGCACTGCCAAAggaaggaaagtgaggctcagag GAAGTACATGTTGGCGGAGCACATGGAACAAATTTCTATCCATAACTCTCAGATCACGGAGAGTCAAGGACAGAGGAAGCCGGG GTTGCACGTGGAAGAACGTCTGGAAGATTTGACAGGCCAGCACAAGGACCCCTGGGAATTCCAC ATGCTGAAGCAGCGACTGGCCTGGGAGATCCGTGCCCTGCAGAGCAGCAAGGAGCAGCTGCTCACCGAAG AGAGGCAGGCGCGGGCAAAGCTGGAGACGGTGGAGCGGCGGCTGCGCTCGCCGCCCGAGGTCCAGAGCGCCCCGGCAGAGAAAGACGG GCTGAAGGCGGGGCTGGAGAAACTCGGGGGGCAGGTCCCCGCCCAGACTCAGACCACCCCAGAGGACCGGGCCGGAGAGGTAGAGAGCCCGGGATGGAGGCAAGACGGGCCGAG CAGCGGGCGGGATCTGGGATCCGGAGCCCCTCTGA GGGGGTGTGCGGGTGCAGGGCGTCCTCGGGGCGGTGGGGACAGGGAAAGGGCGGCGCGGGTCAGCGTGGGCGGGCGCCAGGGCCCCAAAGCCTGA